Proteins found in one Miscanthus floridulus cultivar M001 chromosome 4, ASM1932011v1, whole genome shotgun sequence genomic segment:
- the LOC136552350 gene encoding probable trehalose-phosphate phosphatase 10: MGSYANGSTCGDDDPPSVEELKEPAFPLKTMPLHANGWLNDMKISSPTAIRVNIGNNVAFDPIYRAWTKKYPSALNAFEKIVAYGKGKKIALFLDYDGTLSPIVDEPDHAVMSDQMREVVRSAALHLPTAIISGRSCDKVFDFVKLTELYYAGSHGMDIMGPVGKAGSTTDHRSSTNSSKKQNKEMKIFQAASEFLPMIDEVFRLLVDKVRGIDGTKVENNKFCVSVHYRNVNEKDWPLVARCTDDVLKAYPRLRLSHGRKVLEVRPVIDWNKGKAVEFLLDSLGLADSDEVLPIYIGDDRTDEDAFKVLRGDKRGFGILVSSVPKESHALYSLVDPTEVMDFLKRLVKWKEEEA; encoded by the exons ATGGGTTCCTATGCTAATGGCAGCACCTGTGGAGATGATGATCCTCCATCAGTGGAGGAGCTGAAAGAACCAGCTTTTCCTCTTAAAACAATGCCACTGCATGCTAATGGCTGGTTGAATGACATGAAGATATCCTCGCCTACTGCTATCCGAGTGAACATTGGTAACAATGTTGCTTTTGATCCCATCTACAGAGCTTGGACT AAGAAGTATCCTTCAGCTCTAAACGCATTTGAAAAAATTGTTGCCTATGGCAAAGGCAAGAAGATAGCGCTGTTCTTGGATTATGATGGAACCCTCTCGCCAATTGTTGATGAACCTGACCATGCTGTCATGTCTGATCAG ATGCGGGAGGTGGTGAGGAGTGCTGCACTGCATCTTCCCACTGCGATTATCAGTGGAAGGTCTTGCGATAAG GTGTTTGATTTTGTAAAACTCACCGAACTATACTATGCTGGTAGCCATGGAATGGATATCATGGGTCCAGTGGGAAAAGCTGGTTCTACCACTGACCATAGAAGCAGCACTAACTCCAGTAAGAAGCAG AACAAGGAGATGAAGATCTTTCAGGCTGCTAGCGAATTCTTACCAATGATTGAcgag GTCTTTAGATTGCTCGTTGATAAGGTCAGGGGAATTGATGGCACGAAAGTTGAAAACAACAAATTCTGCGTGTCGGTGCACTACCGCAATGTCAATGAGAAG GACTGGCCACTCGTTGCACGGTGCACAGACGACGTCCTGAAAGCCTATCCTCGCCTCCGACTGAGTCATGGACGAAAG GTTTTAGAAGTTCGTCCAGTGATAGACTGGAACAAGGGGAAGGCTGTGGAGTTCTTGCTGGACTCCCTAGGGCTAGCTGACTCTGACGAAGTGCTCCCTATCTACATCGGAGATGACCGAACAGATGAGGACGCGTTCAAG GTTTTACGGGGGGACAAACGGGGTTTTGGAATTTTGGTGTCATCTGTACCAAAGGAATCTCACGCCTTGTACTCCCTGGTGGATCCAACTGAG GTGATGGACTTCCTGAAGAGACTAGTGAAATGGAAGGAGGAAGAAGCATAA